In Zingiber officinale cultivar Zhangliang chromosome 1A, Zo_v1.1, whole genome shotgun sequence, a genomic segment contains:
- the LOC122038560 gene encoding homeobox-leucine zipper protein ROC8-like: protein MDSGDEQDVPDSQGRKKRYHRHTPRQIQDLEAMFKVCPHPDEKQRMQLSRDLGLEPRQIKFWFQNRRTQMKAQQERTDNCLLRAENDKIRCENIAMREALKHVICPSCGGPPSNEDSYFDEQKLRMENARLKEELDHVSSMASKYLGRPITQLPPVQPLSISSLDLSVGGYSNPGLSPSLDLDLLCRSSSSAFPYAPTATSELEKPLMVEMATNAMEEFIRLVQTDEPLWVKSGSDGRDMLQLETYERMFQRPGQQLKLLDTRIEASRDSALVIMSALALVDMFMDASKWQELFPTIVSKARPIEVLASGMAGSSSGSLILMYAEMQVLSPVVPTREFCFLRYCQQIDQGMWAVADVSVDFPRDNHLASQSRRLPSGCLIEEVPNGYSKVTWVDHVEIEEKNPVHVLFNDLISSGMAFGAQRWLTTLQRMCERFACFSVAGVPTRDAGVAPSPDGKRSMMKLAQRMVSNFCANVGASIGHKWTTLSGPSDIGVRVTLHKSTDVGQPNGVVLSAATSIWLPISPESVFSFFKNERTRTQWDVLSNGNTVQEVAHITNGSHPGNCISLLRGLNSGQNAMLILQECFTDASGSAVVYSPIDLPAINIVMSGEDPSYIPILPSGFTILPDGRSTGGQGASSSSNPMGGSSGSLVTVAFQILMSSLPSAKLNLESVMTVNNLISTTVQQIKSALNCP from the exons ATGGACTCCGGCGATGAGCAAGATGTTCCCGACTCACAGGGGAGGAAGAAGCGGTATCACCGGCATACTCCGCGCCAGATTCAGGATCTCGAAGC GATGTTTAAGGTGTGCCCGCACCCCGACGAGAAGCAGAGGATGCAACTGAGCCGGGATCTGGGGCTGGAGCCGCGGCAGATCAAGTTCTGGTTCCAGAATCGCCGGACGCAGATGAAG GCCCAACAAGAGCGGACGGACAACTGCCTCCTCCGCGCCGAGAACGACAAGATCCGGTGCGAGAACATCGCCATGAGGGAGGCGCTCAAACACGTCATCTGCCCCTCCTGCGGCGGCCCGCCGTCGAATGAGGACTCCTACTTCGACGAGCAGAAGCTGCGCATGGAGAATGCGAGGTTGAAGGAAGAG CTCGATCATGTCTCAAGTATGgcatcaaaatacctcggaagGCCAATCACCCAGCTTCCCCCAGTTCAGCCACTATCCATATCTTCACTTGACTTATCGGTCGGGGGATATAGCAATCCAGGATTAAGCCCCTCTCTTGATCTTGACCTTCTCTGTCGGAGTTCTTCTTCGGCCTTTCCATATGCTCCAACAGCAACTTCCGAGCTTGAAAAGCCTCTAATGGTGGAGATGGCCACCAATGCAATGGAGGAATTCATCAGGTTAGTGCAGACTGATGAACCCCTCTGGGTGAAGTCGGGCAGCGATGGAAGGGACATGCTTCAACTTGAAACTTATGAAAGGATGTTCCAGAGGCCTGGCCAACAACTCAAGTTACTGGATACTCGAATTGAGGCATCGAGGGATTCAGCTTTGGTCATTATGAGTGCTTTGGCATTGGTTGACATGTTCATGGATGCA AGTAAGTGGCAAGAGTTGTTTCCCACAATAGTTTCCAAGGCAAGGCCTATTGAGGTGCTGGCTTCAGGAATGGCAGGAAGTTCAAGTGGATCGTTGATATTG ATGTATGCGGAGATGCAAGTTCTTTCACCAGTGGTTCCAACTCGTGAGTTCTGCTTTCTTCGCTATTGCCAGCAAATTGACCAAGGAATGTGGGCAGTAGCTGATGTTTCGGTGGACTTTCCTCGAGATAATCATCTTGCTTCGCAGTCAAGGAGGCTTCCTTCTGGTTGCTTGATCGAGGAGGTGCCTAATGGCTATTCTAAG GTCACTtgggttgatcatgtggagattGAAGAAAAAAATCCAGTTCATGTTCTCTTCAATGACCTAATAAGTAGTGGTATGGCGTTTGGGGCGCAGCGGTGGCTCACCACTCTTCAGCGAATGTGTGAAAGATTTGCTTGTTTCTCTGTTGCTGGAGTTCCAACTAGAGATGCCGGAG TTGCTCCGTCACCCGACGGTAAGAGGAGTATGATGAAGCTTGCTCAACGAATGGTGAGCAACTTCTGTGCCAATGTTGGTGCATCAATTGGTCATAAATGGACGACTCTCTCGGGACCTAGTGACATAGGAGTTAGGGTTACACTTCACAAAAGTACTGATGTTGGCCAGCCTAATGGTGTCGTTCTCAGTGCTGCAACTTCTATTTGGCTTCCTATATCACCTGAAAGTGTCTTCAGCTTCTTCAagaacgaacgaactcgaacacAG tgGGATGTTCTCTCGAATGGCAACACTGTACAAGAGGTGGCACATATCACAAATGGATCCCATCCAGGGAACTGCATTTCCCTTCTTCGT GGTCTCAACTCAGGGCAGAACGCCATGTTGATACTCCAAGAGTGCTTCACTGATGCATCGGGCTCGGCGGTGGTTTACTCTCCTATCGATCTACCAGCGATCAACATTGTCATGAGCGGGGAGGATCCCTCCTACATACCCATCCTGCCTTCAGGCTTCACCATTCTTCCAGACGGACGATCGACAGGGGGACAGGGGGCATCATCTAGCTCAAATCCTATGGGTGGGTCATCAGGCTCGCTGGTCACCGTGGCTTTCCAAATTCTTATGAGCAGCTTGCCTTCCGCAAAACTTAACCTGGAGTCAGTAATGACAGTCAATAACTTGATAAGCACCACCGTCCAGCAAATAAAGTCTGCCTTGAACTGTCCTTAA